A segment of the Curtobacterium sp. MCSS17_007 genome:
ACCTACGGACACATCGTGGTCGACGAGGCGCAGGAGCTCTCCCCGATGCAGTGGCGGGTGCTCGCCCGCCGGAACCCGCTGCGGTCGTTCACCATCGTCGGCGACATGGCGCAGGGCTCGTCGCCGGCCGCGGCGCGGACGTGGGACGACGTCGTCGGTGCGCTCGCGCGTCGTCGTCGCGGTCGCGCGCCCGTCGTGCCGCTCGACCACCGGGTCGAGGAGCTGACGGTCAACTACCGGACGCCGCGGTCCATCGTGCAGGCGGCGGGTGCGTTCGCCGACGCCGCCGGACTGGCGGTCACCCGGACCGAGGCCGTGCGCGACGGTGACCCCGTCGACCGCGTGTCGGTGCCCCGGACGGCGCTGCTCGACACGGTCGCCGAGCGGGTCGGGGCGGAGCGCGAGCGCATCGGTTCCGGCACCATCGGCGTCATCGTGCCGGAGTCCGACGTGACCGCGGTGCGCGAGCGCCTGGCGCGGACCGACGCCGACGTCCGCGGGCTCGGTTCGCCGCGGCCCGGATCGGTGACGGTGCTCACGGGCGCCGACGCGAAGGGCCTCGAGTTCGACGGCGTGCTGCTCGTCGACCCGGACCGGGTCGGGGCGGACGCGGCACGCGCCGCAGCGGCCGTCTACGTGGCGATGACCCGCCCGACGCGCCGCCTGGTGGTCGTCGACGTGACGGACTGACCCCGGGACGCCAGCGGCAGCCGGACGGGAGGCCCGTGGCGGGGCCGCCACGGGCCTCCCGTCCGGCCGTGCCCACGTCGCGGCGTACGCCGCGGCCACACGCCGCTCAGCTGACGGGGTCGCCCTCGTCGCGCACGCGGGCGACGAGGGCCGCCCAGGGGCCGTCGAGCTGGCTGCCGGGGATCGTCACGGTGGTCCTGGCGACCGTCACCGTCCAGGTGAAGTCGTCGGGCACCGAGTGTCTGCGCCGGACCCGGGCCTCGCGCGGGAGTGCGCCGACCAGGTCGTACCAGGCGTCCGGGTCGTCGCACGAGTCGGTGTCGACCCGCCAGCCCCGGGAGAGGCCTGCGAGTCCACCACTGCGGCGGACGACGATGTGCATGCTCCGGTTCTACGCCGTCACGACCCGGAGGGGACACCGACCGCGCGCCAGGCGTCCTCGACCGCGGCGCGCTGCACGGAGTCCTGGCCGAAGCGGCTCGCGGCGGCGTCCACCGTCACCCGGGCGAAGCCGGCGAAGTCGATGCCCTCGGTGGTCTCCGGCGCGGTCAGGGCGTCCCACCACACGGCCCCCGCGCCCTCCCACGCGTACCCGCCGATCGCCGTCGCGGCCAGGAAGAAGGCGTGGTTCGGGATGCCCGAGTTGAGGTGCACACCGCCGGAGTCCTCGGTGGTCTCGACGTAGTCGGCCATCGTCGCCGGCTGCGGGTCCCGGCCGAGCACCGGGTCGTCGTAGGCGGTGCCCGGCGCTCGCATCGACCGCAGGGCGACGCCGTGCACGGCGTCGGTGAACAGCCCCTCGCCGATGAGCCACGTGGCCTGGTCGGCGGTCTGCCCGGCGGCGTGCTGCGCGACGAGCGACCCGAACACGTCGCTGACCGACTCGTTCAGCGCACCCGACTGCCCCTCGTACGTCAGGTCCGCGGTGTACTGCGTGACCCCGTGCGCCAGCTCGTGCCCGATGACGTCGAGGGAGACGGTGAACCGCTCGAAGACCTCGCCGTCCCCGTCGCCGAACACCATCCGCCGGCCGTCCCAGTACGCGTTGTCGTAGTCCTGCCCGTAGTGCACCGTGGCGTCGAGGGGGAGCCCGGCGCCGTCGATCGACGCCCGCCCGAACACGTCGAGCCAGAAGGCGTGCGTCGCGCCGAGACCCGCGTACGCCTCGTCGACGGCCGCGTCCCCGGTGTCCGCGTCGCCCTCGCGTCGGACGACCGTCCCGGGCAGGGACGTCGATCCGTGCGCGTCCGCGATGGTGCGCTGCGGGGAACGGTCGACCGTCCCGCTGATGCTCCGCGGTCGGGTGCGGTGCTCGTGCTTCGGTGCGGCGACGGCGGACATCTCGGCGAGCGCGGTCCGCGCGGCCGAGGCGGCCCGCGGGTGCTCCGCCGCATCGGCGACGGCGCGCAGCAGGTAGGGCGGGACGACGGATCGGCGGTGGGCGGCGGTCATGGCGCCATGGAACCACCGACGACCGACGACGGGCCGGGCGGTTCAGTCCCGTCGGCGGTGCTCGACGAGCGACAGGGCGTACGACTCCCACCACTGGCCAGCGGCCGGTCCGCCGTTGCACGTGCCGTCGCTGAGCCCCGGCGTCTTCACCCACAGCAGCGCGTCGAGCCCGGTGGTGCCGCGGGTGACGTGCGGCGCCTGGCCGAGTCCCGCACCCGCGGGGTTGCACCACGTCCCGCGCCACCCCTGCCCGTTCCGGGAGACGTCGATGACGTAGTGCGGGTCACCGCCGACGGCGTCGGCCAACCGTTCCGCGTAGGCGCGCTCCTGGTCGACCCGGTAGAAGTTCGACACGTTCGTCGCGAAGCCCTGCGTCCGGTCCACCCCGGCCTGCCGGAGCCAGCGCGCCATCGTGGCGACGGGGACCCGGTCCTCGTTGCCGCCGTCGAGGTACACCGTCAGTCCGTGCCCGGACAGCTCGTCCACCGCGCGGTCCAGCAGCCGCAGGCGGTCCTGCCCGAGGCGCTCGCAGACGTGGATCTGTGCGATCGAGTCCGGCTCGACGAGCACGACCGCGTGCGAGCCGGCCATCGCCCGGACGGCCGACCGCACCCAGGGCAGGTAGGCGTCCTCCGCGGTCCCGCCCGCCGAGTAGCTGCCGCAGTCGCGGTCGGGGATCGCGTAGAGCACGAACACCGGTGTCCGTCCCTGCTGCTCGGCGCTCCGCACGACCCGTCGAACCGTCTCCCGCGTGGCCCGCTCGGACGGGTCGGTCAACCAGGTCGCGACGGGCTGGTCCGCGATCTCGTCGATCCGCTCGGCGGTGGTGCGCTCGCCGTCCGCCCGCGCCTCGGCCGCACGGCGAGCCGCCTGGTTGTCGGCGTCCGGCTGTCGCGCCAGACCACCCGGGAAGGCCGCCGCCGCCGACTCGCGTGCCGCGACCGGTCGGTCGGTGCCCCCTCCGGCCGTGCCGCGTCCGTCCGGCGGGGGAGCGGGCAGGGTCGTGAGGACGACGGCGACCACGGCGGCCGCGACCACGGCCCCTGCTCCGAGCCATGCCCACTGTCGGCGTCCGCTGTCCCTGGAGCGGCCGCGCTTCCCCTGCTCCGGCATGCGTCCATGCTGGCAGGCCGAGGGCCGGTCCTGCCAGGGCGGCCGGGCGACCGCCCAGGTGGAGCGCGGGCTGCTACCAGGAGCACGCGGCGATACTGTCCGGATGTTCCGGAAGCTCCTGCTGCTCGCGCTCACCGCCGGCTACGCCTGGGTGATCTGGCGGATGACCCTGACGCCGCGGGTCTTCACGCACGCGCAGGACGAGCTCGTGCTGCACGCCGTCGCCTGGGTGCAGGCACTGCCGCACGGCGCGTGGTTCACCTACGACCGCGTGGAGTTCCTCGCGAACATCGGCATGTTCGTCCCCGTCGGCATGCTCGCGGCGCTCTGGTTGCCCCGACGGTGGTGGCTGCTCGGTGCCGTCGTCGCCGTCGTGCTGTCGGTCGGCATCGAGCTCGCGCAGGCCCGCTGGCTGCCGTACCGCGTGGCCGACCCGCGCGACGTGCTGTCGAACGGGCTCGGCGGGCTCCTCGGTGCGACGCTCGTCGGACTCGTCCGGAGCCTGCTGCCCGTGCCCCGACGACAGCGCCTGCGTGCCCGGACGGCCTGAACTCTGGTAGTCTCGTCCGGTTGCCGTCGAACGGCCGCGGACAAAGAGCGCCCATGCATCAGGCATGAGCACCGCGCAACGGACAGGAAGGGGATCATCCATGGCACTTGACGCGAAGGTCAAGCAGGAGATCATCGAAGAGTACGCGACCCACCCGGGCGACACCGGATCCCCCGAGGTCCAGGTCGCCGTTCTGACGCGTCGCATCAACGACCTGAACGAGCACCTCAAGGAGCACAAGCACGACCACCACTCGCGTCGTGGTCTGCTGCTCATGGTCGGTCAGCGTCGCCGTCTCCTCGGTTACCTCTCCGACGTCGACATCAGCCGCTACCGGTCGCTCATCGAGCGCCTCGGCCTGCGTCGCTAGTCGACCCGCAGACACTGCGTGACCGAACGCCCCGGTCCTCCTCGTGAGGACCGGGGCGTTCCTCGTTCCCGGGAATGGTTGCGTGCTCAGCGTGGTTCGGTACGATGTTCATGCAAACGCATCGAAAGTCGGGATCACTCATGACCACCATCGCCGTCGTCTCCGCCGGACTCTCCGAGCCCAGCTCCACCCGCCTGCTGGCCGACCGTCTCGCCGAGGCCGCGGTCACCGCCGTCGAGGCCGACCGTCCGGGTGGCACCGCCGAGGTGCGCCACGTCGAGCTGCGTCCGATCGCGCACGAGATCGTCGACGCGATGCTCACCGGGTTCGCCGCACCGGGTCTCGCCGCCGCCCAGCGCACGGTGCTCGAGGCCGACGCGCTCGTCTTCGTCACCCCGGTCTTCACCGCGGGGGTCAGCGGTCTGGCGAAGTCGTTCCTCGACGTGCTCGACAAGGACGGCGTGACCGACCTGCCGGTGCTGCTCGCCGCGACCGGCGGCACCGCACGGCACTCGCTCGCGATCGACCACGCCCTGCGCCCGGTGTTCGCGTACCTCCGCGCAGCGGTGGTGCCGACCGGCGTGTTCGCAGCAACCGACGACTGGGGGAGCGAAGCGGACGCCGCCGCGCTCGATGCCCGCGTCCGACGGGCCGGGGTCGATCTCGCATGGGCGATCCGCGCCTCCCGACGGACCCCGCAGCAGGAGACGCTCGCCGCGCCGACCGACTTCGCGTCCCTGCTCGGCGGCCTCGGTCACTGACCGAGGCGCCCGGCGGGCGCTCAGTACCAGTGCGGGTTGACGCTCATCTCGTGGTTCCACGCCGCGCAGGGGGAGCCGTAGGCGTCGTGGATGTACGCCAGCCCCCAGTTGATCTGCGTCGCCGCGTTCGTCCGCCAGTCCGCGCCGGCGACCGCCATCTTGCTCGCCGGCAGTGACTGCGGGATGCCGTACGCGCCGCTCGAGGCGTTGAGGGCGTTCGCCCGCCAGCCGGACTCCTGGGTCCAGAGGGACACGAGGCAGGAGAACTGGTCGCCGCCCCAGCCGTAGGCGCCGATGGCGCTGCGGGCGTACGCCTTCGCGCCGGCCGGGTCGACGGTGACGCCGCCCGTGCTCGGGTAGGACGTACCCGAGCCGCCACTCGTCGCCGCCGGCGCCGGGGACGACGGTGCGGCGGCGGCTGCCGCTTGCTGCGCTGCTGCTGCGGCCGCTCGCTCACGGGCCCGCTGCTGGGCGGCCTGCTGCGCGGCGACCTGCACGCCGAGCTCGTACTGCTGCTCGGTCGTGGCGGTGGTGTCCTTCAGTGCGGCCAACTGCGCGTAGAGCTCGTCGCTGTGCTGCTGCGTGTCCGCGACGGCCCGTGCGGCGGCGTCGGACGCGTTGCGGGCCGACGCGGAGCGGTCCTCGGCGGCAGCGGCGAGGGTGCTCCGCTCGGACTCCGCGCGCTCGGCCTGGTCGTGCAGCGACTCCGCGGTGTGGCCGGCGACCGAGGCGTCCTCGAGCACGCCCTCCCACGTGCTCGAGAGCTGGTCGACCGCGCCGAGCTGGTAGAGCAGCTGGTCCGGGTCGTCCGTGGTCGCGATGCGCGTCGTCATGGCGTTCTGGCTGCCGTCGCGGTACAGGGTCGCGGCGAGCTGCCCGGCCCGGTCCTGCGCCTGGGCGGCGGTGCGTTCGGCGTCGTCCGCCTGGTTGCGGAGGGTGGATGCGGTCTGCGTCGCCGTGGCGAGGTCCGCCTCGGCCCGGTCGGCTGCTGCGGAGGCGTCGAGTGCGCGCTGCGACTTCGCGGCGGCGTCGGCCTGCACCGACTGCAGTGCCGCCTGCACCTTCGTCACCTCAGCGGCAGCGGCCTGCTCGTTGCCCTTCGCCTGCTGGACGTCCTGCCACGTCGGGTACTGCGTCGTCGCAGCGCTCGCGGGCAGGGCGGTGAGGACCGGTGCGACGAGCGCGCCCACGACCACGGCGGTCGCGACGAGCACGCGCCGGGAAGGGCTGGTGCGCATCTCCGCAGGCTACCGGGGACACGCCCGTTCGCCGCGAGCAACACCCGCCGGGCGCCTGAGGACTGGTAAAGTCCTCATCGTCCGGGGACCGTTCTCCGGACGTCACGCTCCGCTGTCACATCTGCGGGGCTGGCACACAACACTGCGCAGACCGGGCACGGAGCTGGTCATCGGTGGTGGCTCGCGGGCAGTCCGTTCGTCCCGAGTGCTTCTACTGCTGGCCAGACATGCGCCCCGACCCCTCGGCGTGCACGCACCACGGGTGCCGTCGCCCAGGTCTGCCGAACACGTCAAGGAGGCACCCTTTTGGAGGGTCCCGAGATCAAGTTCGCCGAAGCCGTCATCGACAACGGCAAGTTCGGCAAGCGCGTCGTCCGGTTCGAGACCGGTCGCCTCGCACAGCAGGCCCAGGGCGCGGTCGCCGCGTACCTCGACGAGGAGACCATGCTCCTCTCGGCCACCAGCGCCGGCAAGCACCCGCGCGAGGGCTTCGACTTCTTCCCGCTGACGGTCGACGTCGAGGAGCGCTCGTACGCCGCCGGCAAGATCCCCGGCTCGTTCTTCCGTCGTGAAGGCCGCCCGAGCACCGAGGCGATCCTCGTCTGCCGTCTGATCGACCGGCCGCTGCGCCCGTCGTTCGTCGACGGCCTGCGCAACGAGGTCCAGATCGTCATCACCGTCCTGAGCATCGCGCCGGACGAGTTCTACGACGCGCTGGCGATCAACGCCGCGTCCGCGTCGACGCAGATCTCCGGTCTGCCGTTCTCCGGCCCGATCGCCGGTGTGCGCCTCGCACTGATCGGTGACCAGTGGGTCGCGTTCCCGAAGGCCTCGCAGCTCGAGGAAGCGGTCTTCGACCTCACCGTCGCCGGCCGTGTCGTCACCGACGAGCAGGGCAACGAGGACGTCGCGATCATGATGGTGGAGGCCGAGGCGACCGAGCACGCCTGGGGTCTCATCCAGGGTGGCGCCACCAAGCCGGACGAGGCGATCGTCGCGCAGGGCCTCGAGGCGGCCAAGCCGTTCCTCAAGGTCCTGGTCGAGGCGCAGGCGAAGATGGCCGCGCAGTCGGCCAAGGAGATCCAGGACTACCCGGTCTTCCCGCCGTACGCCCCCGAGGTCTACTCGGCCGTCGAGGCACTCGCGCTCGACGAGCTCAAGGACGTCTACCAGATCGCCGGCAAGCTCGAGCGTCAGGACAAGGACGACGCCCTCAAGGCCCGCGTCAAGGAGGCCGTCGCCGCCAAGGTCGAGGCCGGGGAGCTCCCCGAGTCCGCGAACGGCCAGGTCGGTGCCGCCTACAAGTCGGTCACGAAGAAGGTCGTCCGCGGCCGCATCCTGACCGAGCAGGTCCGCATGGACGGTCGCGGCCTCGCCGACATCCGTCCGCTCGACGCCGAGGTCGCCGTGATCCCGCGCGTCCACGGTTCGGCGATCTTCCAGCGCGGCGAGACGCAGATCCTCGGTGTCACCACGCTGAACATGCTCAAGATGGAGCAGCAGATCGACTCGCTGTCGCCCGTCACCAAGAAGCGCTACCTGCACCACTACAACTTCCCGCCGTACTCGACCGGTGAGACCGGTCGCGTCGGTTCGCCGAAGCGTCGCGAGATCGGGCACGGCTTCCTCGCCGAGCGCGCCCTCGTGCCGGTGCTGCCGTCGCGCGAGGAGTTCCCCTACGCGATCCGTCAGGTGTCCGAGGCCCTCGGCTCCAACGGCTCGACGTCGATGGGCTCCGTGTGCGCCTCGACCCTGTCGCTCCTCAACGCCGGTGTGCCGCTGCGCGCCCCGGTCGCGGGCATCGCGATGGGCCTCGTCTCCGACACCGTCGACGGGCAGACCCGCTACGCGGCCCTGACCGACATCCTCGGTGCCGAGGACGCTCTGGGCGACATGGACTTCAAGGTCGCCGGTACGTCGGAGTTCGTCACCGCCATCCAGCTCGACACGAAGCTCGACGGCATCCCGTCGTCGGTCCTCGACGCCGCGCTGAAGCAGGCCAAGGAGGCCCGCTCGGCCATCCTCGGCGTGCTGACCGAGGCCATCGACGCCCCCGACGAGATGGCGGACACCGCTCCGCGCGTCATCTCCGTGCAGATCCCCGTCGACAAGATCGGCGAGCTGATCGGCCCGAAGGGCAAGACGATCAACGGCATCCAGGACGAGACCGGCGCCGACATCTCCATCGAGGACGACGGCACCGTCTACATCGGCGCCGTCGACGGTCCCTCGGCCGAGGCTGCGCGTGCGCAGGTCAACGCCATCGCGAACCCGACGAACCCGGAGATCGGGGACCAGTTCCTCGGCACGGTCGTCAAGATCGCGACGTTCGGTGCCTTCGTGTCGCTGCTCCCGGGTCGCGACGGCCTGCTCCACGTCTCCGAGGTCCGCAAGCTCGCCGGTGGCAAGCGCGTGGAGAACGTCGAGGACGTGCTCGGCGTAGGCCAGAAGATCCTGGTCGAGGTCACCAAGGTGGACGACCGCGGCAAGCTGTCGCTCGCGCCGGTCGTCGCCGACGAGGTGGACACCGAGGGCCGCGAGGGCCACGAGAAGCACACCGAGGACCCCGCCGAGGGTTGATCCCCGGCGCCTCGCGCTGCTGACACCGCAACGGCCGCCACTCCTGCTGGAGTGGCGGCCTTTGCCGTGTGCAGGCCGGCGTCAGGAGGCGGGGGTCTCCTGCGTGCCGGTCAGCTGCGCGCGACCGAGCAGGTGCTCCCGCAGCAGGAAGCCGACGACCGCGGGGGTGGCGTCGGCGGGGGCCTCGAGCACGGGCACGTCGAGGGCGCTCACGGTGAAGACGTAGCGGTGCGGACCGTGCCCGGCGGGCGGCGCGGCCCCGAGGAACGTGTCCGTGCCGTACTCGTTGCGGCGACGGAGCGCCTCGGCCGGCAGCAGGGCGTCGTCGCTGCCCGCGCCCTGCGGCAGCGAGGTCGTCGTGGCGGGGATGTCCGTGAGGCTCCAGTGCCAGAACCCCGAGCCGGTCGGTGCGTCGGGGTCGTACACGGTGAGGACGTAGCTCGCGGTGCCCTCGGGGGCGCCCTCCCACTCGAGCGCGGGGGAGCGGTCCTCGCCACCGGCGTCGGTGCCTCGTGCCCAGTCGGGCAGCGCGCCACCGTCGGTGAAGTCGGGGCTCGTCAGGGTGAACGTGGGGACCTCGGGGAGGTTCCAGTTGGGGTCGTTGGCCATGCGTCCAGACAACACCCGGGGCCTGGTCCACGGGTGGGACGGACGGGAGGCGCGGTGCGGGCCCGGCACGTGCCTCCCGTCCGACGCGTGATCGCGGCCGGAGCGCGCCGCGGCGCACGACTCGCGTCGTGCGGTCACGCCGCCGGGTGCGCGGCGTCAGGCGATGACGCGCTCGACGACCCGACCGAGTGCCGCGGTGGCGGCGATCGCGTCACCCGCGTAGGCGCCGGCCATCGCTCCGTCGCGCGCGAGCATGAGCTCGTCGGCGCCGTCACCCGGCAGCGGGTGCCCGGCGCGCTGCAGCAGCGAGGCGAGTTCGTCCGTGTACCAGTCGCGGTGTGCCGCGACGACCTGGCGGACCGGGTCACGGGGGTCGTGGTACTCGGCGGCGGCGTTGAGGAACGCGCAACCGCGGAACTCCGCGCCGCCGACCTCGTCCGAGACGGCGGCGACCCAGGCACGGACGGCCTCGGTCGGGGAGTCGGCGTCGGCGACGAGTCGCGCGAACGCCTGTCGGACCCGCTCGTCCTGCGCCCGGATGTAGGCGAGGATCAGGTTGTCCTTCGACCCGTAGTGCTTGTAGAACGTCGCCTTGGTGACGCTCGCCTCGGAGATCAGACGGTCGACGCCCACGCCGCGGATGCCCTCTTCGTAGAAGAGCCGGGACGCGGTCTCGAGGATGCGGACCTTCGCGCCGCCGGAACGGGGAGCCGGGGGGACGCTCGACCCGTCCGGCGACACGAGGTTCGTGCTCGGGCCCGGGAGACGCTGGACGGCCGGTTGGGGGGAATCGACCGTCACAGCGCTGCTCCTCGGACTCATCGGCTCCGCGGGGGAGTGGGGGGACTCCGCCGCGCAGGACTGATGTCCCGAGCCACCGGGCCGGAATCTAGGGGGGCTTCCGACCCGATGCAGAAACTGTACCACAGTGAGGACAGACAGACGAGTCTTTCTATCCTCCTTCACTGTCCCCCACTTCGAGGCACGTGCCACGAGGCTGTGGAAACTGGGCGACCAGCCTCGACGGATCAGTAGGCTCGTCTGCGATGAACCAGCCAGTGCCGTTGCCGCTCGAGGCCCAGGACACGTCGTTCCTGACGTCCGGTGGTGCCTTCGTCCGTCGATCCGTGCTGTCGTCCGGGGTCCGGGTCCTCACCGAGTCGGTGCCGGGGGCGAGTTCGACGAGCCTCGGCTTCTGGGTCGGTGTCGGTTCCCGCGACGAGCGCGAGGGGCAGTACGGTTCCACGCACTTCCTCGAGCACCTGCTGTTCAAGGGCACCGGGCGCCGCAGTGCGCTCGACATCGCGATCGCGTTCGACTCGGTCGGCGGCGAGCACAACGCTGCGACGGCCAAGGAGTACACCTGCTACTACGCGCGGGTCCGGGACACCGACGTCCCGATGGCGGTGGAGGTGATCGGCGACATGGTGACCGGTTCGGTGCTCGATGCCGACGCGTTCGCGGTCGAACGGGGGGTCATCCTCGAAGAGCTCGCCATGGCGGCCGACGACCCCGCCGACGTCGCGGGCGAGGCGTTCTTCGCGGCGGCCTTCGACGGGCACCCGCTCGGTCGCCCGATCGGCGGGACGCCCGAGAGCATCCGCGCGGTCGGTCGCGACGAGGTCCTCGACCACTACCGCGAGCACTACGCACCGAACGGCATCGTCGTGACGGCCGCCGGTGCCGTCGACCACGACCGCTTCCGCGAGCTCGTCGAGCACGTGTTCCGCGACGCGCCGAAGGCGTCCCCGCTCGCGCGCCGCACCCCGCAGCCGGTCGCCGACCCCGCGGTCCCGCGCCTGGCGGTCGCGCACCGACCGACCGAGCAGGTCAGCATGCTCCGCGGCTCCCAGGGCCTCGACCTGCGTGACGACCGCCGGCCCGTGCTCAGCGTGCTGAACGCCGTGCTCGGCGGCGGCATGAGCTCCCGCCTCTTCCAGGAGGTCCGGGAGCGCCGCGGGCTCGCGTACGCGGTGTCGTCGTTCGCCCCCGCCTACCTCGACAACGGCGCCTTCGGCGTCTACGCCGGGTGCGCTCCGGACAACGTCGCGGGCGTCGTCGAGATCATCGACGCCGAGTTCGCCCGCATGGTCGACGACGGCATCACCGAGGACGAACTCCGTCGTGCCAAGGGCCAGATCGAGGGGGCGCTGACGCTCTCGCTCGAGGACTCCGACGCCCGCATGACCCGCCTCGGCCGGTCCGAGCTCGGCACGGGGGAGTTCACCGACCTCGGGACGGCGCTGCAGCGCGTGGACCGGGTGACCTCGGGCGACGTGCTCGACCTCGCCCGCGACCTGCTCACCCGACCCACGATCACCTCGGTGGTCGGGGCCGTGGAGCGGGAGCGGTTGGCCGCCGCCATCGGTGCCGAGGGGTGACGGACGTGTCCCACTACCTCTACCTCGTCCGACACGGTGAGCACCAGGACGCCGAACACGGTCTCCGTGACGGCAAGCTCTCGGAACGTGGCAAGCGGCAGGCCATGCTCGTCGCCGACCGCCTGGGCGGGGTGCCCTTCGACGGTGTGTACCACTCGCCGCTCGACGCTCCGAGCGAGACCGCGGCCTTCCTGGCGCAGCGGCTCCCCTCGATCCAGCCCGAGCCGTCCACCCTGTTGTTCGACTGCATCCCCTCCGGTCCGACGCCGGACATGCCGCACGCGTACCAGGGCTGGTACGGCGGCGTGACGGAGGAGGAGATCGTCGCCGGTCAGGCACAGATGGGCGACGCGGTCGCCGAGTGGTTCACGCCCGCCCGCGAGGACCGGCACGACCTGCTCATCACGCACAACGCGGTGATCGGGTGGTTCGTGCGCGAGGCCTTCCAGGCACCGGAGTGGCGGTGGATGGGGACCAACGTCGCCCACACCGCGCTGACGATCATCCGGATCCGCTCGGCCAAGCCGGCCGAGGTCGTCACGCTGAACGACCTGGCCCACCTGCCGGTCGAGCTGCGCACCGGCCTGCCGGTCGACCAGCCCGTCTGACGGCCGCCCCGTCGCGCCGCCGGTCCAGAGGCGCGCCGCCGGTCGGGAGGCGCGCCGCCGGTCACCGCACCGGCAGGCGGTACCAGGCGGTCGCGTTCGGGTTGTCGTTGAACGGCTCGACGCGCTGGTACCCGCGGCCCCGGTACATCGCACCGGCTGCGACGAGCGAGTCGTTGGTGTCGAGGACGACGCTCGTCGCGCCGAACTCCCGTGCCGCCCGCTCGAGCGCGTCCATCACCGCGGTCGCGACGCCCCGGCCGCGGCCGGCGGGGGAGACGTACACGTGCTTGACCTCGAACCGGACGTCGCCGTCGTCGTCCGGGATCCGACGGAGACCACCGCAGCCGAGCGCGACCGACGTCCCGCCCACCTCGTCGTACGCGACGACGAACACGCCGTTCGGGGGCTCGAACTCGGCGGCCGGCGTGCGCTTCCGCGAGTAGGTGCCCTGCGCGCTCGGGAACGTCGCCTCGCGCTCGTCGAGGTAGGCGTCGAGCAGGGCGTCCACCTCGGGCACGTCGGCGGGTACGGACCTGACCTGGAGCGGCATGGGTCGATCCTAGGATGGACGCATGGTCACTCCCGTCGCCGTCGT
Coding sequences within it:
- a CDS encoding pitrilysin family protein, with the translated sequence MNQPVPLPLEAQDTSFLTSGGAFVRRSVLSSGVRVLTESVPGASSTSLGFWVGVGSRDEREGQYGSTHFLEHLLFKGTGRRSALDIAIAFDSVGGEHNAATAKEYTCYYARVRDTDVPMAVEVIGDMVTGSVLDADAFAVERGVILEELAMAADDPADVAGEAFFAAAFDGHPLGRPIGGTPESIRAVGRDEVLDHYREHYAPNGIVVTAAGAVDHDRFRELVEHVFRDAPKASPLARRTPQPVADPAVPRLAVAHRPTEQVSMLRGSQGLDLRDDRRPVLSVLNAVLGGGMSSRLFQEVRERRGLAYAVSSFAPAYLDNGAFGVYAGCAPDNVAGVVEIIDAEFARMVDDGITEDELRRAKGQIEGALTLSLEDSDARMTRLGRSELGTGEFTDLGTALQRVDRVTSGDVLDLARDLLTRPTITSVVGAVERERLAAAIGAEG
- a CDS encoding GNAT family N-acetyltransferase — encoded protein: MPLQVRSVPADVPEVDALLDAYLDEREATFPSAQGTYSRKRTPAAEFEPPNGVFVVAYDEVGGTSVALGCGGLRRIPDDDGDVRFEVKHVYVSPAGRGRGVATAVMDALERAAREFGATSVVLDTNDSLVAAGAMYRGRGYQRVEPFNDNPNATAWYRLPVR
- a CDS encoding histidine phosphatase family protein codes for the protein MSHYLYLVRHGEHQDAEHGLRDGKLSERGKRQAMLVADRLGGVPFDGVYHSPLDAPSETAAFLAQRLPSIQPEPSTLLFDCIPSGPTPDMPHAYQGWYGGVTEEEIVAGQAQMGDAVAEWFTPAREDRHDLLITHNAVIGWFVREAFQAPEWRWMGTNVAHTALTIIRIRSAKPAEVVTLNDLAHLPVELRTGLPVDQPV